One region of Juglans regia cultivar Chandler chromosome 4, Walnut 2.0, whole genome shotgun sequence genomic DNA includes:
- the LOC109019049 gene encoding protein SODIUM POTASSIUM ROOT DEFECTIVE 1-like, with amino-acid sequence MKGIDIFCASQASTDICLSMEQASCSSSSSTIQLGGRAIDRHNPIIRDSRRSSPKPLSTAPCSSHPPINPKHYRKSKKSSSSSSKPNSHHKKSSTTKTICTDQKKKSVATPAEDQIINKNSSQATEIIRKIWAKQDDLITTPASSRYLLSDTAYFDGLSDYDPVLALAPVDDEKNKKKITQSTKEDESAASKPSSSSSPKSPSSDQVVVLRVSLHCKGCEGKLKKHLSRMEGVTSFNIDFKAKKVTIMGDVTPSAVLASVSKVKHAQFWPATVSSPSSAPANGSSHVEIEK; translated from the exons ATGAAAGGCATAGATATCTTCTGCGCATCCCAAGCCTCAACAGACATATGTCTGAGCATGGAACAAGCCTCCTGCAGCTCCTCTTCCTCCACCATTCAACTCGGCGGCCGAGCCATCGACCGCCACAACCCCATCATTAGAGATTCAAGAAGATCAAGCCCCAAACCTCTCTCCACTGCTCCTTGCTCTTCTCACCCTCCCATCAATCCCAAACATTACCGGAAGTCCAAGAAaagctcttcttcttcttcaaagcCTAACAGCCACCACAAGAAAAGCTCTACCACTAAGACAATTTGTACTGATCAAAAGAAGAAGAGTGTGGCTACGCCAGCTGAGGATCAAATCATCAACAAGAATTCTTCTCAGGCAACTGAAATTATAAGGAAGATTTGGGCTAAACAGGATGACTTAATCACTACTCCTGCTTCGTCTAGATATTTATTGAGCGACACTGCTTACTTCGATGGGTTGTCGGATTACGACCCGGTTTTGGCTTTGGCTCCGGTTGATgatgaaaaaaacaagaagaagatcaCTCAATCTACAAAAGAAGATGAATCTGCTGCTTCAAAACCTTCTTCGTCGTCCTCCCCAAAATCTCCTTCCTCTGACCAG GTTGTGGTCCTGAGGGTGTCACTGCACTGCAAAGGCTGTGAAGGAAAATTGAAGAAACATCTATCTAGAATGGAAG GAGTGACGTCCTTCAACATAGACTTCAAAGCAAAAAAGGTGACAATCATGGGAGATGTGACCCCGTCGGCCGTCCTGGCAAGCGTCTCAAAGGTGAAACATGCACAGTTTTGGCCAGCTACAGTTTCATCACCTTCATCAGCTCCTGCAAATGGATCTAGTCATGTAGAAATCGAAAAGTAA